A stretch of DNA from Malaclemys terrapin pileata isolate rMalTer1 chromosome 19, rMalTer1.hap1, whole genome shotgun sequence:
caggaaagccgggcacaaggacgagctgggtctctgttgggcatgaaCCAAtacccttccatgttggcagcagactgttaccctcctccaaagttttccatctcacccatcctttttgtaggctttagtttgaatccagagtctataggtcttgctgtgtcacgctgcctccaggtttggtgattgatcacccgtcaattgcagacatgactttcagattcggaccgggctttgatcttccttttattgtaccttttctttttagggtggattcttcttactttgttagggctcttgtctgcatcttcagccgttggtgtttgaactctatttaatcaggacaggctggggctggaggttgattccatcattcatacatacctcattcacacatctaaactaaactaataagattacagcagggcttgcaaaaatgaaggttgcagcaagcccttacaaaatggagtaagcattttaaaatggggtttgaattacaatatggcaaacagtgaacagaagttacagtatagacaagtataatggatggcaaacagtgaacagaagttacgctgtaggcaagtgtaataaatggtgaacagaagttacaatattgaaacagtgcaagtctcaggttatgtctacactacgaaattaggtcgaatttatagaagccggttttatagaaatcggttgtatacagccgattgtgtgtgtccccacataaaatgctctaagtgctctagtcggcggaccgtgtccacagtaccgaggctagcgtcgacttccggagcattgcactatgggtagctatcccacagttcccgcagtctccgccgcccattggaattctgggttgagatcccaatgcctgaatgatgcaaaacagtgtcgcggggggttctgggtacatgtcgtcaggcccctccccctccgtcagagcaccggcagacaatagattcgcgcctttttacctgggttacctgtgcagacaacataccacgccaagcatggagcccgctcagatcagctcaccgtcaccatatgtcatctgggtgccggcagacgtggtactgcattgctacacagcagtagcagctaactgccttttggtggtagacggtgcagcatgactagcagccatagggctgcattgcaccagccccttgccttttggtagaagatggtatattacgactggtatccgtcgtcgtcgtactgcagtggctgtcaatcatgggcacctgggcagacatgcaactgtctcgatgatgatggctatcagttgtagtatgctattttctaccaattgcccagtattgtctgctaagcacccagaagaggctgagggtgatctgggtgctggcagatgtggggctggcagacgtggggctgcattgctacacagcagcagccccttgccttttggtagaagatggcatattacgattgatattcgtcatcgtactgcagtggctatcagtcatgctgcaccatcggctgccagcttaagatgtaaaaaatagatttgttctgcattcatttgcttcccctccctccgtgaaatcaacggcctgctaaacccagggttttgagtttaatctttggggggaccattctgtgtgacagttgtttgtgtttctccctgatgcacagccacctttcttgattttaattccctgtacctgtacgccatgttgtcactcggccctccctccctccctccctccttccttgccctggtccatcagatactagtttcgcgccttttttcagaccagacgccatagcactgggatcatggagcccgctctgatcaccgcggcaattatgagcactatgaacaccacgcgcattgtcctggagtatatgcagaaccaggacatgccaaagcgaaacccggaccagctgaggaggcgattgcagcgcggcgacgagagtgatgaggaaattgacatggacatagacttctcacaaggcacaggccccagaaatgtggaaatcatggtgttactggggcagcttcatgccgtggaacgccgattctgggcctgggaaacaagcacagactggtgggaccgcatcgtgctgcaggtgtgggacgattcccagtggctgcgaaacttttgcatgtgtaagggcactttcatggaactttgtgacttgctttcccctgccctgaagcaccagaataccaggatgagagtagccctcacagttgagaagcaagtggcgatagccctgtggaagcttgcaacgccagacagctaccggtcagtcgggaatcaatttggagtgggcaaatctactgtgggggctgctgtgatccaagttgccagggcaatcaaagacctggtgatatcaagggtagtgactctgggaaacgtgcaggccatagtggatggctttgctgaaatggaattcccaaactgtggtggggccatagacggaacccatatccctatcttgtcaccggagcaccaagccaccgagtacataaaccgcaaggggtacttttcaatgctgctgcaagccctggtggatcacaagggatgtttcaccaacatcaacgtgggatggccgggaaaggtacatgatgctcgcgtcttcaggcactctgctctgtttcgaaagctggaggaagggactttcttcccagaccagaaagtaaccgttggggatgttgaaatgcctatcgtgatccttggggacccagcctatcccttaatgccatggctcatgaagccatacacaggcagcctggacaggagtcaggacctgttcagctacaggctgagaaagtgccgaatggtggtggaatgtgcatttggacgtttaaaagcgcgctggcgcagcttactgactcgctcagacctcagcgaaaagaatatccccattgttattgctgcttgctgtgcgctccacaatatctgtgagagtaagggggagacatttatggtggggtgggaggttgaggcacatcgcctggccgctgattacgcgcagccagacaccagggcggttagaggagcacagcagggcgcggtgcgcatcagagaagctttgaaaacgagttttgtgactggccaagctacggtgtgaaacttctgtttgtttctccttgatgaaccctccgccccccccccccccccggttcactctacttccctgtaaaccaaccaccccaccctcccctccccacttcgagcaccgcttgcagaggcaatgaagtcattgttacttcacattcatgcattctttattaattcatcacacaactagggggataattgccaaggtagcccgggatgggtgggggaggagggaaggaaaaggacacactgcattttaaaactttaactcttattgaaggccagccttctgatgctggGGCAATCatgtggggtggagtgactgggtggctggaggcccccccaccgtgttcttgggcgtctgggtgaggaggctatggaacttggggaggagggctgttggttacacaggagcTGTAGCGgctgtctctgctcctgctgcctttcctgcagctcaaccataagctggagcatatcagtttgatgctccagcagccggagcatcgactcttgccttttgtctgcaagctgacaccacctatcatcttcagcccgcaacttgctctgttcatcccgcgattcagcccgccacctctcctctcgttcatattgtgcttttctgaagtctgatattgactgcctccacgcattctgctgtgctctatcagcatgggaggacatctgcagctccgtgaacatatcgtcccgcgtcctccgttttctctttctaatgttcactagcctctgtgaaggagaaacatttgcagctggtggaggagaagggagaggtggttaaaaaagaacattttagagaacaatggtacactctttcatgttacatttgctgttcacattacacagcacatgtgctttcattacaaggtcgcatttttcctcttatagtgagggcctgctggtttcgtgtgagagatcactcacgcagtgccaggcaacagatttcggcttgcaggcagccatggtaagccacagtcttttggcttttttaaccttcttaacatgtgggaatggtttcaaacagcagcgccctcatttcccatatcaaggatgaattgggttggccatttaaaatgggtttgcaatgtaaaaggaggggctgcggtttccaggttaacatgcagcacaaacccaactaacccccctctcccccacacccaattctctgggatgatcacttcacccctccccccaccgcgtggctaacagcggggaacatttctgttcagcagagcaggaatgggcacctctgaatgtccccttaataaaatcaccccatttcaaccaggtgaccatgaatgatatcactctcctgaggataacaaagagagataaggaatggatgttgtctgcatgccagcaaacaccgggaccatacgctacaatgctttgttatgcaatgattccagactacatgctactggcctggcgtggtaaagtgtcctaccatggcggacgggataaggcagccctccccagaaaccttttgcaaaggctttgggagtacatgaaggagagctttctggagatgtccctggaggatttccccatccccatacacgttaacagacttttccagtagctgtactggccgcgattgccagggcaaattaatcattaatcattaaacacgcttgcttttaaaccatgtgtaatatttacaaaggtacactcaccagaggtcccttgtgtgtcctcagggtcttgggtgagttcgggggttactggttccaggtccagggtgatgtcaaagttagactcaggactcatagtttgtcagaccactctgttttattagcacagcgctctgctaatacattcagataatgtgagcctccatgcaagattcaaacagtcttatttatacagataaaagggtgcgaactaaacaaagggacagagagagcaaaattgtaaaatatgcatggagcacaatatgcatatcctgcctccttgttaactcttatcgaaTCTAAGACTagtgcttcaccaattgcccttaagtggcaagttaagcacttaatgtctgctttcctgcccccctggcttgcagcatttctcatttctacttaaaggtacatacagcattctttaattcattctatttctttaatataattcatttcactttcacaatccctccttttggtcaagcttacgcaaagaccaacaattactgggttccacatattaatagttctttatctcttcgttcatcagtgatatttaacatcatcatattagcactctgttttggggcagtcacctgggtggcataccttacacaattctggatacaacaggagattaactgaaaacatacaaaaatcattaggattccacacaggatagtcagggctccctgaaacaaccagtttcctataccagagaaattgaataggttacttagccacttccataaagaactcggctcttcatggggaagagaTGCGATTTGTTATATGTGACTAGTGCGATcttattacctcattggtgtcgtcaggtatgaacacacaacattctttccaatgagagcacaggtccctcctttggccgccagcactatgtccaatgcctgacggttttggagggccatctgtcggatcgcccctgtttctttggccagggtctttaaactctctccggtttcatttgccattatttcaactactgcttgtaaccttaggagcctttttgcatggtgtattactcccccaagtgggataagggaaccgccaatggcctcttcccaggtcaaggggcttatgttatttacataccattgggcatctggtaagtcccttcttcttcgcctgaaattacgaaggcgttctcgtgggaaggaccctagcactcggaattgtgggaagagtcgagcgggataacagatacctgaccagttagctggtaatGCAGTATAacctttggtcccacaaacccaatgatggcctattaaggctgggaagggtcggttgcacccatttgtcacatagatgcctgcaaaggaggagtaatatcctccaaagggcacagggtaattctccttacgaggagtggtgttatttgcatggcattgaaagattgtattgttttcactaagattactgtagggggaacatgagattgatttttctgtttgatcccaggtcgagaaaaaattcatatccccatacccggcccgccactctttagttttgttcgaataatccgatacaccattggccacaatatgctgaaggcaacggctttttcccagatccagccctgtcccattacacacccaacaccaatgaccttttccctccaccacacttatccatttagatacatttattcccactgctgcCCAAGTGTCAatgctgttccatgttttgttaaacggatgaagtcctccagtgaggtctggggaattgagtgggattgccaggacaggaacacc
This window harbors:
- the LOC128826277 gene encoding endogenous retrovirus group 3 member 1 Env polyprotein-like; protein product: MSLWWRLFLGCWCLKVWGVHNDNSFIQQQVWIAQTLNISNCWVCSHIPAHSQAGVPVLAIPLNSPDLTGGLHPFNKTWNSIDTWAAVGINVSKWISVVEGKGHWCWVCNGTGLDLGKSRCLQHIVANGVSDYSNKTKEWRAGYGDMNFFSTWDQTEKSISCSPYSNLSENNTIFQCHANNTTPRKENYPVPFGGYYSSFAGIYVTNGCNRPFPALIGHHWVCGTKGYTALPANWSGICYPARLFPQFRVLGSFPRERLRNFRRRRRDLPDAQWYVNNISPLTWEEAIGGSLIPLGGVIHHAKRLLRLQAVVEIMANETGESLKTLAKETGAIRQMALQNRQALDIVLAAKGGTCALIGKNVVCSYLTTPMR